The following are encoded in a window of Pseudomonadota bacterium genomic DNA:
- a CDS encoding DUF192 domain-containing protein, with amino-acid sequence MKKRLPLILFFCLLAMAVYLALDTAPAPQKTETLRAHIDRTHRGALTLNLELVTTPEGRERGLMNRTSLQPYDGMAFFFPRVAPQYFWMKNTLIPLDILFIDQNRRIVTIARGEPFSEARLGSNGPIETVIELDAGRAAKDGIAVGDVVHYETKVPPSQLAR; translated from the coding sequence GTGAAAAAGCGCCTACCGCTTATCCTGTTTTTCTGCCTTCTCGCGATGGCGGTTTACCTTGCCCTCGACACCGCACCAGCACCCCAAAAAACCGAAACCCTGCGCGCCCATATTGACCGCACCCACCGCGGCGCGCTCACCCTCAACCTTGAGCTCGTCACCACCCCCGAGGGGCGTGAACGCGGACTCATGAACCGCACCAGCTTGCAGCCGTATGACGGCATGGCGTTCTTCTTCCCGCGCGTCGCCCCGCAGTATTTCTGGATGAAAAACACCCTCATTCCGCTCGATATCCTCTTCATCGACCAGAACAGGCGCATCGTCACCATTGCCCGTGGCGAGCCATTCTCCGAGGCGCGACTAGGCAGCAACGGCCCCATCGAAACCGTGATTGAGCTTGACGCTGGCCGCGCCGCGAAGGATGGTATCGCGGTAGGGGATGTCGTCCATTATGAAACCAAAGTTCCGCCCAGCCAACTGGCTCGCTAG
- a CDS encoding DUF192 domain-containing protein: MASAQASSVIFERADVTIESPPSTDKEPKPSHPTLKYSVESRPEDALRLEYIHTLNGLTADTGVLIVFDAPSMVPLPAMKVYTPVDALFIADDGTVVQILPNVVLGDITQEIKAREPVKAFFFIKAGEAAMRNIHPRDTVSGKMFAIAPPVQQ, translated from the coding sequence ATGGCAAGCGCGCAGGCAAGCTCCGTCATTTTCGAGCGCGCGGATGTCACGATCGAATCCCCGCCATCCACCGATAAAGAACCAAAACCCAGCCACCCCACGCTGAAATACAGCGTCGAATCCCGCCCCGAAGACGCGCTGCGGCTGGAATATATCCACACGCTCAACGGCCTCACCGCCGATACCGGTGTCCTCATCGTCTTCGATGCGCCAAGCATGGTGCCGCTGCCCGCCATGAAGGTCTACACCCCGGTCGATGCCCTGTTCATCGCGGATGATGGCACGGTCGTGCAAATCCTACCCAATGTGGTGCTGGGCGACATTACGCAGGAAATCAAAGCACGCGAGCCGGTGAAGGCCTTCTTCTTCATCAAAGCGGGCGAAGCGGCAATGCGCAACATCCACCCGCGTGACACCGTCAGCGGCAAAATGTTCGCCATCGCGCCGCCGGTGCAGCAGTAG
- the acpS gene encoding holo-ACP synthase has protein sequence MILGIGNDICDITRIERSLARFGVAFEQRIFTEGERAKAQRRAGGGNRNGVASTYAKRFAAKEALGKALGTGVGAGGGIYWRDIEVVNLPSGKPTFRLHGGAAAALQALTPVGYKAVIHLTLVDEYPQAQAHVVIEALRVVG, from the coding sequence ATGATCCTGGGCATTGGTAACGATATTTGCGACATCACCCGCATTGAGCGCTCGCTGGCGCGGTTTGGCGTGGCGTTTGAACAGCGCATTTTCACCGAGGGCGAGCGCGCGAAGGCGCAGCGCCGGGCCGGCGGCGGCAACCGCAATGGCGTGGCCAGCACCTATGCGAAGCGCTTTGCGGCGAAAGAGGCGCTGGGCAAGGCGCTGGGCACGGGCGTCGGCGCCGGTGGTGGGATTTACTGGCGCGATATCGAAGTGGTGAATTTGCCCAGCGGCAAGCCGACGTTCCGGCTGCATGGCGGTGCGGCAGCCGCGCTGCAGGCCTTGACGCCGGTGGGCTATAAGGCCGTGATTCACCTGACATTGGTGGATGAATACCCCCAGGCGCAGGCACATGTGGTGATTGAAGCGCTGCGGGTGGTTGGCTGA
- a CDS encoding pyridoxine 5'-phosphate synthase, whose translation MHHLRLGVNIDHVATLRNARGGAHPDPVAAALLAQQAGADGITAHLREDRRHITDADMVGLKHAIALPLNFEMAATAEMQRIALEIRPHACCLVPESRAERTTEGGLNVVAQEAALREYIAPLVAVGIRISLFIDPQAPQLEAAKRVGADIVELHTGRYAQFDRESAEFGEELALLQRAATLGNALGLEMHAGHGLTFDNVSPVAAMAELHELNIGHFLMGEAMFMGLPAAIARMRQLMDEARA comes from the coding sequence ATGCATCATCTTCGACTGGGCGTGAATATCGATCATGTGGCGACGCTGCGCAATGCGCGCGGTGGGGCGCACCCGGACCCCGTGGCGGCAGCGCTGCTGGCGCAGCAGGCCGGGGCGGATGGGATTACGGCCCATCTGCGGGAGGATCGGCGGCATATCACGGATGCGGATATGGTGGGGCTGAAGCATGCCATTGCCCTGCCGCTGAATTTCGAGATGGCGGCGACGGCGGAAATGCAGCGCATCGCGCTTGAAATTCGCCCCCATGCCTGTTGCCTGGTGCCCGAAAGCCGCGCGGAGCGGACGACCGAAGGCGGGCTGAATGTGGTGGCGCAGGAGGCGGCGCTGCGGGAGTATATTGCGCCGCTGGTGGCGGTGGGGATCCGGATTTCGCTGTTCATCGACCCGCAGGCGCCACAGCTGGAAGCGGCCAAACGTGTCGGTGCGGATATTGTGGAGCTGCATACGGGGCGGTATGCGCAGTTTGACCGTGAGAGTGCGGAGTTTGGTGAGGAGCTGGCGCTGTTGCAGCGGGCGGCGACTCTTGGGAATGCGCTGGGGCTGGAGATGCATGCAGGGCATGGGCTGACATTTGACAATGTGAGCCCGGTAGCGGCGATGGCGGAGCTGCACGAGCTGAATATCGGCCATTTCCTGATGGGCGAGGCGATGTTCATGGGGTTGCCGGCCGCGATTGCGCGGATGCGGCAGTTGATGGATGAGGCGCGCGCATGA
- a CDS encoding bifunctional (p)ppGpp synthetase/guanosine-3',5'-bis(diphosphate) 3'-pyrophosphohydrolase: protein MIRQMELVDKIRAYDPDADEDALNRAYVYAMQKHGAQKRASGDPYFSHPVEVAYKLTQYKLDTASIITALLHDTVEDTDATLDEIEHLFGAEIRGLVDGVTKLNRLEIKSESSKQAENFRKLVLAMAQDLRVLMVKLADRLHNMETLHYIPKPEKRQRIARETLEIYAALAERIGMRRMKEELQDLAFKELFPEARESIIKRLEFLRKQGKTQVQRVEEILRELAVGGGLNGLKIYGREKKPYSIWKKMESKGVTFEQLADIVGFRVIAPSIADCYHALGLIHEKYHTIPGHFKDYISTPKVNGYQSIHTAVIGPQQQRIEIQIRTEDMQEVAEYGIAAHWGYKQGEGKDKVSTEGKQYRWVRELLEIMEQSEGAEEFLEHTKLEMYHDQVFCFTPKGDIIALPRGSTPVDFAFAVHSGVGFTCVGAKVNGRIVPLKHTLKNGDQVDIITAKTQTPSPSWERFVVTGKAKSEIRRYIRDQQREEYVTLGKAILTKTFKQEGHDLTEKMLEPAMAVLKKKEVDDLFAEVGEGIINRNQVYDAVFHTRKSESHGVKNPFDIINIKKKSKKAVPMPIKGLVPGMAIHYAGCCHPIPGDKIVGIVATGKGITIHTMDCDTLENFADSPEKWIDVAWDASGQDELFIGRLRVSLSHETAALASVANVIAKDEGNISNLKITNRSTDFFDILIDVEVKNARHLNSIIASLRAKDVIQSVERV from the coding sequence ATGATTCGGCAAATGGAGTTGGTGGATAAAATCCGCGCGTATGACCCGGACGCGGATGAGGACGCCCTCAACCGCGCCTATGTCTACGCGATGCAAAAGCACGGCGCGCAAAAGCGGGCCTCGGGTGATCCCTATTTCTCGCATCCGGTTGAAGTTGCTTATAAATTAACGCAATATAAGCTGGATACCGCTTCCATCATCACCGCCTTGTTGCATGATACGGTGGAGGACACCGACGCCACGCTGGATGAGATCGAGCATCTGTTTGGTGCCGAAATCCGCGGGCTGGTGGATGGGGTGACCAAGCTGAACCGGCTTGAAATCAAATCCGAATCGAGCAAACAGGCGGAAAATTTCCGCAAGCTGGTGCTGGCGATGGCGCAGGATCTGCGCGTACTGATGGTGAAGCTGGCCGATCGCCTGCACAACATGGAGACGCTGCACTACATCCCCAAACCGGAAAAACGCCAGCGCATTGCCCGTGAAACACTGGAGATTTATGCCGCCCTCGCCGAACGCATCGGCATGCGGCGGATGAAGGAAGAGCTGCAGGACCTGGCCTTTAAGGAGCTGTTCCCGGAAGCGCGGGAATCCATCATCAAGCGATTGGAATTTTTGCGTAAACAGGGTAAAACGCAGGTGCAGCGGGTCGAGGAAATCCTCCGCGAACTGGCGGTGGGCGGCGGGCTGAACGGCCTGAAAATCTATGGCCGCGAGAAAAAGCCCTATTCCATCTGGAAAAAGATGGAGAGCAAGGGCGTCACTTTCGAGCAGCTGGCGGATATTGTGGGTTTCCGCGTCATCGCGCCGAGCATTGCGGATTGCTACCATGCGCTGGGGCTGATTCACGAGAAATACCACACGATTCCGGGCCATTTTAAGGATTACATCTCGACGCCCAAGGTCAACGGCTACCAATCGATCCACACTGCCGTTATTGGCCCGCAGCAGCAGCGCATCGAGATCCAGATCCGCACCGAGGACATGCAGGAGGTCGCGGAATACGGGATCGCGGCGCATTGGGGCTATAAACAGGGTGAAGGCAAGGATAAGGTCAGCACCGAGGGCAAGCAATACCGCTGGGTGCGCGAACTGCTTGAAATCATGGAGCAATCCGAAGGTGCGGAGGAGTTCCTCGAACATACCAAGCTGGAAATGTATCACGACCAGGTGTTCTGCTTCACGCCCAAGGGCGATATTATCGCCCTGCCGCGCGGCAGTACGCCGGTGGATTTCGCGTTTGCGGTGCATTCGGGCGTGGGCTTCACCTGCGTTGGCGCCAAGGTGAACGGGCGGATTGTGCCGCTGAAGCACACGCTTAAAAACGGCGATCAGGTCGATATTATTACCGCCAAAACCCAGACGCCGAGCCCCAGCTGGGAGCGGTTTGTGGTCACCGGCAAGGCGAAATCCGAGATCCGCCGCTATATTCGCGACCAGCAGCGCGAGGAATATGTGACCCTCGGCAAGGCCATCCTCACCAAAACCTTCAAGCAGGAAGGCCACGACCTGACCGAGAAAATGCTCGAACCGGCGATGGCGGTGCTGAAGAAGAAGGAGGTCGATGACCTGTTCGCCGAGGTGGGCGAGGGGATTATCAACCGCAACCAGGTGTATGATGCGGTGTTCCACACCCGCAAATCCGAGTCGCACGGGGTTAAAAATCCGTTTGATATCATCAACATCAAGAAGAAATCGAAAAAAGCGGTGCCGATGCCGATCAAGGGCCTCGTGCCCGGCATGGCGATCCATTACGCGGGCTGCTGCCACCCGATTCCCGGCGATAAAATCGTCGGCATTGTGGCGACCGGCAAGGGGATTACCATCCACACGATGGATTGCGATACGCTCGAGAATTTCGCCGATAGCCCCGAAAAATGGATCGATGTGGCGTGGGATGCGAGCGGGCAGGACGAGCTGTTCATCGGCCGCCTGCGGGTGAGTTTGAGCCACGAAACGGCCGCGCTGGCCAGCGTCGCCAACGTGATTGCGAAGGATGAGGGCAACATCAGCAACCTAAAAATCACCAACCGCAGCACCGATTTTTTTGATATTTTAATCGATGTCGAAGTAAAAAATGCACGGCACCTGAACAGCATTATCGCGAGCCTGAGAGCCAAAGACGTGATCCAGAGCGTCGAGCGCGTCTAG
- the lipA gene encoding lipoyl synthase: protein MADLLNKPHGDDKKLPKPDWIRVKAPQSEGYMNTRDLMRKNKLNTVCEEAACPNIGECWSKGHATVMILGSVCTRACAFCNIATGQPDTLDPHEPKNLAEAVGKLGLNHVVITSVDRDDLDDGGAQHFAQCIEYIRTTAPTTTIEILTPDFLRKEHAIPVIAGARPDVFNHNIETVPSLYKRIRPGARYFNSLHLLKTVKELQPGVFTKSGIMVGLGETTDEVLQVMDDLRAAEVDFMTIGQYLQPTPAHAPVDRYVTPDEFRYLERVAYTKGFLMVSASPLTRSSYHADADFAKMRDARNAKLAAVHSAANDNA from the coding sequence ATGGCCGATTTACTCAACAAACCGCACGGCGACGACAAAAAACTCCCCAAACCCGACTGGATCCGCGTGAAAGCGCCGCAGTCCGAGGGCTATATGAACACGCGCGATTTGATGCGCAAAAACAAGCTCAACACCGTTTGCGAGGAAGCCGCCTGCCCCAATATCGGCGAATGCTGGAGCAAAGGCCACGCCACCGTGATGATCCTCGGCTCCGTCTGCACGCGGGCCTGCGCCTTCTGCAACATCGCCACCGGCCAGCCCGATACGCTCGACCCGCATGAGCCGAAGAATCTCGCCGAAGCGGTCGGCAAGCTGGGCCTCAACCACGTGGTCATCACCTCGGTAGACCGGGATGATCTGGACGATGGCGGCGCGCAACATTTCGCGCAATGCATCGAATATATCCGCACCACTGCGCCCACCACGACCATTGAAATCCTGACGCCCGATTTCCTGCGCAAAGAGCACGCGATCCCTGTCATCGCCGGCGCGCGGCCGGATGTGTTCAACCACAATATCGAAACCGTGCCCTCGCTCTATAAGCGCATCCGCCCGGGCGCGCGTTATTTCAATTCGCTGCACCTGCTGAAAACGGTGAAAGAGCTGCAGCCGGGCGTGTTCACCAAATCCGGCATCATGGTCGGCCTTGGCGAAACGACGGATGAAGTGCTGCAGGTGATGGATGATCTGCGCGCGGCGGAGGTCGATTTCATGACCATCGGCCAATATCTGCAACCCACCCCCGCCCATGCGCCGGTCGATCGCTATGTGACACCCGATGAGTTCCGCTACCTCGAACGCGTGGCCTATACCAAGGGCTTCCTCATGGTCAGCGCCTCACCGCTCACCCGCTCCAGCTACCACGCCGACGCCGACTTCGCCAAAATGCGCGACGCGCGCAATGCGAAACTGGCAGCCGTCCACAGCGCTGCGAATGATAACGCGTAG
- a CDS encoding type II toxin-antitoxin system RatA family toxin has protein sequence MPAYSETRHLPYTPQQMYALVLDIEHYPAFLPWCRAARIIAREETSFIGELVISFSHLTERYTSRVTPVPPVGDAPGSINVDLVSGPFHRLSNHWRFVPKDGGTEIHLELDFQFKSKLLDSLIGGLFGRASEKMGAAFTARAHALYGPGAL, from the coding sequence ATGCCCGCTTACAGTGAAACACGCCACCTGCCCTACACGCCGCAACAGATGTACGCGCTGGTGCTTGATATCGAGCACTATCCGGCCTTCCTGCCATGGTGCCGGGCGGCGCGGATCATCGCCCGCGAGGAAACAAGCTTTATCGGCGAGCTGGTCATCAGCTTCAGCCACCTGACGGAGCGCTACACCTCGCGCGTCACCCCGGTGCCGCCGGTGGGCGATGCGCCGGGAAGCATCAATGTCGATCTGGTCAGCGGGCCGTTTCACCGGCTCAGCAACCATTGGCGCTTCGTGCCCAAGGATGGCGGCACGGAAATTCACCTCGAACTGGATTTCCAGTTCAAATCGAAGCTGCTCGATAGTTTGATCGGCGGACTTTTTGGCCGGGCCTCGGAAAAAATGGGTGCCGCCTTCACCGCCCGCGCGCATGCGCTCTATGGGCCGGGCGCATTATAG
- a CDS encoding magnesium transporter CorA family protein — translation MMIYSQENGRVTAQAGGAGLEIPKNTVWIDLLNPTREEELAVEAFLGLEIPTREEMHEIEVSNRLYQDRGAHYMTATMTTKVDTQAPETHAVTFILTASALVTIRYVDATSFRRFAAMILKQPDAQFDENTLFLGLMDAIVNRIADILERLDRDIDRITKDIFRSQKAGPAAKSADYQQVLERIGRSGDLSSKIHESLVTFGRVAGYANHHKKMCVTENETELVAIRKDISGLIDHGTYLTGRVNFLLDATLGMISINQNAVFRVLSVASLIFLPPTLVAGIYGMNFKLMPELEWHFGYLGALVLMSFAAILPYAYLKQRKLL, via the coding sequence ATGATGATTTACAGTCAGGAAAACGGCCGTGTCACCGCGCAAGCGGGCGGTGCCGGGCTGGAAATTCCAAAAAATACCGTCTGGATCGACCTGCTGAACCCGACGCGGGAGGAAGAGCTGGCGGTGGAGGCATTCCTCGGCCTCGAAATTCCCACCCGCGAGGAGATGCACGAGATCGAGGTCTCCAACCGGCTCTACCAGGATCGCGGCGCGCATTACATGACGGCGACGATGACCACCAAGGTGGACACGCAAGCGCCCGAAACCCATGCGGTGACATTCATCCTCACGGCATCTGCGTTGGTGACGATTCGCTATGTCGATGCGACATCTTTCCGCCGGTTCGCGGCGATGATCCTCAAGCAGCCGGATGCGCAGTTCGATGAAAACACGCTGTTTCTGGGGTTGATGGATGCGATCGTGAACCGCATCGCCGATATTCTGGAGCGGTTGGACCGCGATATTGACCGCATCACCAAGGATATTTTTCGTAGCCAGAAGGCAGGGCCTGCAGCCAAATCGGCGGATTACCAGCAGGTGCTGGAGCGTATTGGCCGCAGCGGGGATTTATCCTCCAAAATCCATGAGAGCCTTGTCACCTTCGGGCGTGTCGCGGGCTATGCCAACCACCACAAAAAAATGTGCGTGACGGAAAACGAGACGGAGCTTGTTGCCATCCGTAAGGATATTTCGGGCTTGATCGACCATGGGACGTACCTGACCGGTCGCGTCAATTTCCTGCTGGATGCGACGCTGGGGATGATCAGCATCAACCAGAATGCGGTGTTCCGGGTGCTTTCGGTGGCGTCGCTCATTTTCCTGCCGCCGACATTGGTTGCGGGGATTTATGGGATGAACTTTAAGCTGATGCCCGAGCTGGAATGGCATTTTGGCTATCTCGGCGCGCTGGTGCTGATGTCGTTTGCGGCGATTTTGCCCTATGCCTATCTCAAGCAGCGCAAGCTGCTATAA
- a CDS encoding nucleotidyltransferase domain-containing protein produces the protein MSKKHLKIAEKFLQKTFPKANSAFVSGSIIRGEGKEHSDLDIVLLFTKLPNAFRESFIFESIPVEVLAHDRETIHWFISNEQKNGKASLAHMITTGVVVPKATVLSKQVLACANEYLKLGPQKPSKKVLDELRYRICDILDDLRDERPKQEVMACATQLYPLLAELIFRNASQWVAGGKWIPRSLQQLDSRMAANFDHAFADAFNGKTKKLILFSEKILTEAGGPLWDGWHSDAPNKWKKKFK, from the coding sequence ATGAGCAAAAAACATCTTAAAATTGCTGAGAAGTTTTTACAAAAAACTTTCCCGAAGGCTAATTCTGCCTTTGTTTCCGGCTCGATTATTCGCGGTGAAGGTAAAGAACATTCAGATTTGGATATTGTTTTATTGTTTACCAAATTGCCGAATGCATTTCGTGAATCATTTATTTTTGAATCCATACCCGTAGAAGTTCTGGCCCATGATAGAGAAACTATTCATTGGTTTATTTCAAATGAGCAAAAGAACGGCAAAGCAAGCCTCGCGCATATGATAACAACCGGCGTTGTTGTACCGAAAGCCACTGTCCTGTCGAAGCAGGTTCTGGCGTGCGCCAATGAATATCTAAAATTGGGTCCGCAAAAACCCTCTAAAAAAGTGCTCGATGAGCTTCGATATAGAATATGCGATATACTGGATGACTTAAGAGATGAGCGTCCAAAACAAGAGGTCATGGCATGCGCCACGCAACTCTATCCTTTACTGGCAGAGCTTATTTTCAGGAATGCTAGCCAATGGGTTGCGGGTGGGAAGTGGATTCCTCGCAGCCTGCAACAACTGGATTCAAGAATGGCCGCTAATTTTGATCACGCATTTGCTGATGCATTCAATGGCAAAACAAAAAAACTGATCCTATTTTCTGAAAAAATCCTAACAGAGGCGGGCGGTCCTTTGTGGGATGGATGGCACTCGGACGCGCCCAATAAATGGAAAAAGAAATTTAAATAG
- a CDS encoding DUF983 domain-containing protein — MEPEQPLDYGLVMLRGMVGRCPHCGKGKLFARYLKQVDACAACGESYAHINADDGPAWLTIVIVGHVLASVLLFVIPDSTWPDWLSMVVWLSVAVAMSLLLLPPAKGLFIGALWRMGQVRG; from the coding sequence ATGGAACCCGAACAACCGCTCGATTATGGACTGGTGATGCTGCGCGGCATGGTGGGGCGCTGCCCGCATTGCGGCAAAGGCAAACTGTTTGCCCGCTACCTGAAACAGGTGGATGCCTGCGCCGCATGCGGCGAATCCTACGCCCATATCAACGCAGATGACGGCCCGGCTTGGCTCACCATTGTCATCGTCGGCCATGTGCTGGCCTCGGTGCTACTGTTCGTGATCCCGGATTCGACCTGGCCCGATTGGCTCTCGATGGTGGTGTGGCTCAGCGTCGCAGTGGCGATGTCGCTGCTGTTGCTACCGCCCGCAAAGGGGCTGTTCATCGGCGCGCTTTGGCGCATGGGGCAGGTGCGGGGCTAG
- a CDS encoding leucyl aminopeptidase family protein has protein sequence MAYFTHSTAKTTPIVPLTSEALPAWLKKQPKPVQAWVKTQNFTAKPDSALLVPDAHGALAMVLAGVEAAPHIWSLAALPAMLPAGHYRLETAWKKPVLEDAALGFALAQYQFNAYKEMERKALALAVPKTIDLAALQARVEAIGLVRDLINTPPNDMGPASLAKAARAAAKHMGATFNEIVGDALLKQDYPAIHAVGRAGPEAPRLIELTHGKKSHPLVVLVGKGVTFDTGGLDIKPYASMKLMKKDMGGAALVLGLAQAIIAAKLPIRLRVLIPAVENSISRNAFRPQDVVPTRKGLTIEIGSTDAEGRVILADALTEGDRSKPALMIDVATLTGAARTALGTELPALYSNRDDIARDIVKHAMAVRDPMWAMPLWQGYAKYINSPIADVTNTPNYGFAGSITAALFLERFVSPETPWVHIDSYAWNAEAQPGRPVGGEALTLRALFAYLQSRFA, from the coding sequence ATGGCCTATTTCACCCACAGCACCGCGAAAACCACGCCGATCGTGCCGCTGACCAGCGAGGCGCTGCCCGCATGGCTGAAAAAGCAACCCAAGCCCGTGCAGGCATGGGTCAAAACCCAAAACTTCACCGCCAAGCCCGACAGCGCACTGCTGGTGCCGGATGCGCACGGCGCGCTGGCGATGGTGCTGGCGGGGGTTGAGGCCGCGCCGCATATCTGGTCACTCGCCGCCTTGCCCGCCATGCTGCCCGCTGGCCATTACCGGCTGGAAACCGCTTGGAAAAAACCGGTGCTGGAGGATGCGGCCCTCGGCTTCGCCCTCGCCCAATACCAGTTCAACGCCTATAAAGAAATGGAGCGCAAAGCGCTCGCCCTCGCCGTGCCAAAAACCATCGACCTTGCCGCCCTGCAGGCGCGGGTGGAGGCGATTGGGCTGGTGCGCGACCTCATCAACACCCCGCCCAACGATATGGGCCCGGCCAGCCTCGCCAAAGCGGCGCGCGCGGCGGCCAAGCACATGGGCGCAACCTTCAACGAAATCGTCGGCGATGCGCTGCTGAAACAGGATTACCCCGCCATCCACGCCGTTGGCCGCGCCGGGCCGGAAGCGCCGCGGCTGATCGAGCTGACCCACGGCAAAAAATCGCACCCGCTGGTGGTGCTGGTCGGCAAGGGCGTGACGTTTGATACGGGTGGGCTGGACATTAAGCCCTATGCCTCGATGAAGCTGATGAAAAAGGACATGGGCGGCGCGGCACTGGTGCTGGGCCTTGCCCAGGCCATCATCGCCGCCAAGCTGCCCATTCGCTTGCGCGTGCTGATTCCGGCGGTGGAAAACAGCATCAGCCGTAACGCGTTTCGCCCGCAGGATGTGGTGCCCACACGCAAGGGCCTCACCATCGAAATCGGCTCGACAGATGCGGAGGGCCGCGTCATCCTCGCCGATGCGCTGACCGAGGGCGACCGCAGCAAACCGGCGCTGATGATCGATGTCGCCACCCTCACCGGCGCTGCCCGCACGGCGCTGGGCACCGAATTGCCCGCACTCTATTCCAACCGCGACGACATCGCCCGCGACATCGTAAAACACGCGATGGCCGTGCGCGATCCTATGTGGGCGATGCCGCTCTGGCAGGGCTACGCAAAATACATCAACAGCCCGATTGCCGATGTGACCAATACGCCCAATTACGGCTTCGCGGGCAGCATCACCGCCGCACTGTTTCTCGAACGGTTCGTGTCGCCAGAAACGCCGTGGGTGCATATCGACAGCTATGCGTGGAACGCCGAAGCGCAGCCGGGCCGCCCAGTCGGTGGCGAGGCGCTCACGCTGCGCGCGCTGTTCGCCTATTTACAATCCCGCTTTGCTTGA
- a CDS encoding MarR family winged helix-turn-helix transcriptional regulator yields MSETPAPFEALKQWQRVIARSLRELPYDLSQRQIGVILTVYMTPPPHTIRSLAEHLNVSKPAICRAVDALSVLDLLRRKKDEDDRRNVFLQRTINGSVFLRDFADIIVRETTTPVTAQPILSI; encoded by the coding sequence ATGAGCGAAACACCCGCCCCCTTTGAAGCATTGAAACAATGGCAACGTGTCATCGCGCGCTCCCTGCGCGAATTGCCGTATGACCTTTCGCAACGCCAGATCGGGGTGATCCTTACCGTCTATATGACCCCGCCGCCGCACACCATCCGCAGCCTCGCCGAGCATTTGAACGTGTCCAAGCCCGCTATCTGCCGCGCGGTCGATGCGCTGTCGGTGCTCGACCTGCTGCGCCGTAAAAAGGACGAAGACGACCGCCGCAATGTGTTCCTGCAGCGCACGATCAACGGCTCCGTCTTCCTGCGTGATTTCGCCGATATCATCGTCCGCGAAACCACCACCCCGGTGACCGCACAACCGATTTTGTCAATATAG